One window of Parabacteroides sp. FAFU027 genomic DNA carries:
- the tatC gene encoding twin-arginine translocase subunit TatC: MKAVSAEEMTFWDHLDDLRKRVFYSLIFVGIASILLFIYIPDLFDRIILAPCHSDFIFYRWLATLSHVVPMMPDFFLARFDVNLINVNLATQFMTHMSLSFWLAVVLSFPFIIYQIWLFVRPGLYVHERKNIGWAFLFGNFMFFLGVVVSYFLVFPLTLRFLATYELSREVKNFISLDSYIDNFTMMCFVMGIVFELPLLAMLLSKLGILNRAFFHKFRKHALVVIMILAAVITPTGDPFTLMVVFLPIYLLWELSALLVKPAPKDMS; encoded by the coding sequence ATGAAAGCTGTTTCTGCTGAAGAAATGACATTCTGGGATCACCTTGATGATCTGAGAAAGCGGGTATTTTATTCTTTGATTTTCGTAGGTATTGCGTCTATTCTTTTATTTATCTATATTCCTGATTTGTTTGACCGGATTATATTGGCGCCTTGTCATTCTGATTTCATTTTCTACCGTTGGTTGGCTACTCTGAGTCATGTTGTTCCGATGATGCCGGATTTTTTTCTCGCGCGGTTTGATGTAAATCTGATTAATGTAAATCTGGCCACTCAGTTTATGACTCACATGTCGCTCTCCTTTTGGCTGGCGGTAGTGTTGAGTTTTCCTTTTATTATATATCAGATTTGGCTCTTTGTCCGTCCGGGATTGTACGTGCATGAACGCAAGAATATCGGCTGGGCATTTCTCTTTGGAAACTTCATGTTTTTTCTCGGTGTCGTCGTAAGTTATTTCTTGGTTTTTCCATTGACCTTACGGTTTTTGGCAACCTACGAGTTGAGCCGGGAAGTGAAAAATTTTATTTCCCTGGATTCCTATATTGACAATTTTACAATGATGTGTTTTGTCATGGGGATTGTTTTTGAATTACCGTTGCTGGCTATGTTATTATCGAAGTTGGGGATTCTTAACCGTGCATTCTTTCACAAATTTCGGAAGCACGCTTTGGTCGTGATTATGATTTTAGCTGCTGTAATTACACCTACAGGAGATCCATTTACACTTATGGTCGTATTTCTACCCATTTATCTTTTATGGGAGCTGAGTGCCCTGCTGGTAAAGCCTGCACCGAAAGATATGTCATAA
- a CDS encoding AMP-dependent synthetase/ligase, with protein MKKTLVDLFEEAVQQHAQRPFLYEKTDKKYIETTYAQTHDLVYRMGAGLKALGVEKNDRIALLSEGKGSWIISELAMFYAGAINVPLSVKLEETNDLLFRIEHSDAKYVIVSGQQLPKIRAIKDKIQAVTQIVVLDHLEKYEEREMALAEIYRLGKVYFETHSKEEFLQTANALQNDDYATITYTSGTTAEPKGVILTHRNYTANVEQSLSLLSIPPGWINLIILPLDHCFAHVVGFYIFMKCGGVVAFVQTGKTPLETLKNIPLNIKEVKPHLLLSVPALAKNFKKNIENGIKAKGGFTVGLFNLALKTAIAYNQDGWNKGAGWRIVLKPFVSLFDKILFSKIRDNFGGNLQFFVGGGALLDKDLQQFYYALGIPMFQGYGLSEATPVISSNGPVNHKFGSSGVLVQPLDIKILDNEGKELPLGEKGEIVVRGENVMAGYWKNPASSAETVREGWLYTGDMGYMGEDGYLYVMGRFKSLLIGSDGEKYSPEGIEEAMVSLSPAIDQIMLYNNQNPYTVALIVPNKEYLKKHIHHHHDWNSEKSREEAVLLIKHAIDQFKGKGHHAGMFPERWLPSTFAILPEPFTEQNRMVNSTMKMVRGKIEEAYAAELNYLYTAEAKNLANPMNCKNVF; from the coding sequence ATGAAGAAAACCCTTGTCGATTTGTTTGAAGAGGCGGTGCAACAACATGCGCAACGTCCTTTTTTGTATGAAAAAACCGATAAGAAATATATAGAAACCACTTATGCCCAGACTCATGATCTGGTTTACCGAATGGGTGCCGGACTAAAGGCATTAGGTGTAGAAAAAAACGATAGAATAGCCTTGCTATCGGAAGGTAAAGGTTCCTGGATTATCAGCGAATTGGCGATGTTTTATGCCGGAGCGATTAATGTGCCTTTGTCCGTAAAACTGGAGGAGACTAATGATTTACTTTTCCGAATTGAGCACTCCGATGCGAAATATGTGATTGTTTCCGGGCAACAATTGCCAAAAATCCGAGCTATTAAGGATAAAATTCAGGCAGTGACGCAAATCGTTGTTCTGGATCATTTGGAAAAATACGAAGAGCGTGAGATGGCGCTTGCTGAGATTTACCGTTTGGGTAAAGTGTATTTTGAAACTCATTCAAAAGAAGAGTTTTTGCAAACGGCAAATGCCTTGCAGAATGATGATTACGCTACGATCACTTATACATCAGGTACTACCGCAGAACCAAAAGGTGTAATTTTGACTCATCGAAACTACACAGCTAATGTTGAGCAGTCGTTGTCTTTGCTTTCTATACCCCCGGGTTGGATAAATCTGATTATTCTACCTCTGGATCACTGCTTTGCCCACGTGGTCGGATTCTATATTTTCATGAAATGCGGAGGTGTTGTTGCATTTGTGCAAACCGGTAAAACACCTTTAGAAACGCTGAAAAACATACCTTTGAATATAAAGGAGGTAAAACCTCATCTTTTATTGAGTGTGCCAGCATTAGCCAAAAACTTCAAGAAGAATATTGAAAATGGTATTAAGGCAAAAGGCGGATTTACAGTAGGATTATTTAATCTGGCTCTTAAAACGGCGATCGCATACAATCAGGATGGTTGGAATAAAGGTGCCGGTTGGCGTATTGTCCTGAAGCCGTTCGTTTCTTTGTTTGACAAAATATTATTTTCTAAAATACGGGATAACTTTGGCGGAAACCTGCAATTCTTTGTAGGTGGAGGCGCATTGCTCGATAAAGATTTGCAACAATTCTATTACGCTCTGGGTATTCCAATGTTTCAGGGTTACGGACTGTCAGAAGCTACACCGGTAATTTCATCCAACGGACCGGTGAATCACAAATTTGGTTCATCCGGAGTGCTGGTTCAACCACTGGATATTAAGATTCTGGATAACGAAGGGAAAGAACTTCCACTCGGAGAAAAAGGCGAAATTGTTGTTCGTGGTGAAAATGTTATGGCCGGTTACTGGAAAAATCCGGCATCTTCGGCAGAAACAGTTCGTGAAGGTTGGTTATACACCGGTGATATGGGCTATATGGGCGAAGACGGCTATCTCTATGTGATGGGACGATTCAAGAGCTTACTGATTGGTAGCGATGGCGAGAAATACAGTCCCGAAGGTATTGAAGAGGCGATGGTTTCGCTTTCGCCGGCGATTGACCAGATCATGCTTTACAATAATCAGAATCCCTACACAGTCGCATTGATTGTTCCGAACAAAGAGTATTTGAAAAAACATATTCATCATCACCATGATTGGAATAGTGAAAAAAGTAGGGAAGAGGCAGTTCTGTTAATCAAACATGCTATTGATCAGTTTAAGGGAAAAGGACATCATGCCGGAATGTTTCCGGAACGTTGGTTGCCATCTACCTTTGCTATTCTGCCAGAGCCATTTACCGAGCAAAACCGCATGGTCAACAGTACCATGAAGATGGTTCGTGGGAAAATAGAGGAGGCATATGCCGCAGAATTGAATTATCTTTACACCGCGGAAGCCAAGAATCTGGCGAATCCGATGAACTGTAAGAATGTTTTTTGA
- the fabD gene encoding ACP S-malonyltransferase, translating into MKAFVFPGQGAQFVGMGKDLYENSALAKEMFEKANEILGFRITDLMFAGTDEDLRQTKVTQPAIFLHSVILAKTMGEKFAPEMVAGHSLGEFSALVAAGALSFEDGLKLVYARAMAMQKACEATPSTMAAVLNLSDEKVEEICAGIDDVVVPANYNCPGQIVISGTESGIDTACEQLLAAGAKRALKLKVGGAFHSPVMEPARAELAEAINATEFHKPICPVYQNVNAKPETEPAVIKENLIAQLTAPVRWTQSVINMIADGANDFTEVGPGAVLQGLIKKVDKNVATQGA; encoded by the coding sequence ATGAAAGCATTTGTATTCCCGGGACAAGGCGCCCAGTTTGTAGGAATGGGCAAAGATTTGTACGAAAACTCTGCCCTGGCTAAAGAGATGTTCGAAAAAGCGAACGAAATTTTAGGGTTCCGCATCACTGACCTGATGTTTGCTGGTACTGATGAAGATCTTCGTCAAACTAAAGTAACTCAGCCTGCCATCTTTCTGCACTCTGTGATTTTGGCAAAAACTATGGGTGAAAAATTCGCTCCCGAAATGGTTGCCGGACACTCTTTAGGTGAATTTTCCGCACTGGTTGCTGCCGGAGCATTGTCTTTCGAAGACGGACTGAAACTGGTTTACGCACGTGCTATGGCCATGCAAAAAGCTTGCGAAGCGACTCCTTCAACTATGGCTGCGGTATTGAACCTTTCAGACGAAAAAGTAGAAGAAATCTGTGCCGGAATCGACGATGTAGTTGTGCCTGCAAACTATAACTGTCCGGGGCAAATCGTAATTTCAGGTACTGAAAGCGGCATTGACACTGCTTGTGAGCAACTGCTTGCAGCCGGAGCTAAACGTGCACTGAAACTGAAAGTAGGTGGTGCTTTCCACTCTCCGGTAATGGAGCCTGCACGCGCAGAACTTGCTGAAGCTATCAACGCGACTGAATTCCACAAACCAATCTGTCCGGTTTACCAAAACGTAAATGCAAAACCGGAAACAGAACCTGCAGTTATCAAAGAAAATCTGATTGCACAGTTGACAGCTCCGGTACGTTGGACTCAATCTGTTATCAATATGATTGCTGACGGTGCAAACGACTTTACAGAAGTAGGTCCGGGGGCTGTTCTTCAGGGATTGATAAAAAAAGTGGACAAAAACGTAGCGACTCAGGGAGCTTAA
- a CDS encoding GAF domain-containing protein: MAEQLNIPHTGVKKDIYEAILPQIEALVSGEKDLIANMANVSAVLKEAFHFLWVGFYLVKEEQLVLGPFQGPVACTRIQYGRGVCGTAWKQQAAIVVPDVDAFPGHIACSSRSRSEIVIPMIADNKVFAVLDIDSELLNRFDKEDLNYLTQICNMIN; the protein is encoded by the coding sequence ATGGCAGAACAACTGAATATTCCTCATACCGGAGTTAAAAAGGATATTTATGAGGCAATTTTACCCCAGATTGAAGCATTAGTCAGTGGTGAAAAAGATTTAATTGCAAACATGGCTAATGTGTCGGCTGTGCTGAAGGAGGCCTTTCATTTTTTATGGGTTGGTTTTTATCTGGTAAAAGAAGAACAGTTGGTTTTAGGCCCGTTTCAGGGACCAGTAGCCTGTACGCGGATACAATATGGTCGGGGTGTTTGTGGAACGGCCTGGAAGCAACAGGCGGCGATTGTTGTACCTGATGTCGATGCTTTTCCCGGTCACATTGCCTGTAGCTCCCGTTCCCGCTCTGAAATAGTAATCCCAATGATTGCTGACAATAAGGTTTTTGCTGTGCTTGATATTGATAGTGAATTGCTAAACCGGTTTGATAAGGAAGATCTGAATTATCTTACTCAGATTTGCAATATGATCAACTAA
- a CDS encoding transketolase family protein: MSQLNVLNRAADNIRILAAAMVEKAKSGHPGGAMGGADFVNILYSEFLTYDPKDPEWINRDRFFLDPGHMSPMLYAILSLTGKFTMEECSNFRQWDSPTPGHPEVDVMRGIENTSGPLGQGHVMAVGAAIAERFLCARFGEWMSHKTYAFISDGGVQEEISQGAGRLAGHLGLHNLIMFYDSNDIQLSTETWAVTKEDTAKKYEAWGWNVLTIDGNSAEAIRGALTMAHAETERPTLIIGKTIMGKGAVTESGESYERKCATHGMPLGEAGASFEKSIENLGGDPKNPFVIFPEVADLYAKRAAELEKIAAEKKAEQAAWEAANPELAAKLKKFFSKEAPAVDYAKIAQKADQATRAASATVLGVFAKEVENMIVSSADLANSDKTDGFLKNTTFFKNNDFSGAFLQAGVCELTMAAIMNGIALHGGVVCACGTFFVFSDYMKPAVRMAALMQLPVKYIWTHDAFRVGEDGPTHQPIEQEAQIRLMEQLKNHHGKNSALVLRPADVEECTVAWKMAMENVETPTALILSRQNIKNLPAVSGNRYEEALQAAKGAYIVTKDEKPEVVLVANGSEVASLVAGAELLKERKGIQVQIVSAPSEGLFFNQSKEYQEEVIPSNLPVFGLTAGLPSSMYRLVGKNGIVWGLDHFGYSAPFKVLDEKFGFTAENVFNQVSALLNK, translated from the coding sequence ATGAGTCAACTTAATGTATTAAACAGAGCAGCTGATAATATTCGTATTTTAGCTGCTGCTATGGTTGAGAAAGCAAAGTCAGGTCACCCGGGTGGTGCCATGGGTGGTGCAGACTTTGTAAACATTCTTTACTCTGAGTTTTTAACCTACGATCCAAAAGATCCTGAATGGATCAATCGTGACCGTTTCTTCCTAGATCCGGGTCACATGTCGCCAATGCTCTACGCTATTTTGAGCTTGACCGGCAAATTTACCATGGAAGAGTGTAGCAACTTCCGTCAGTGGGATAGCCCGACTCCGGGACACCCAGAGGTAGATGTTATGCGTGGTATTGAAAATACATCAGGTCCTCTTGGTCAGGGTCACGTAATGGCTGTGGGAGCTGCAATCGCTGAACGTTTCCTTTGTGCACGTTTCGGTGAGTGGATGAGCCACAAAACTTACGCGTTTATCTCTGACGGTGGTGTTCAGGAAGAAATTTCTCAGGGTGCTGGCCGTTTGGCTGGTCACTTGGGATTGCACAACCTGATCATGTTCTACGATAGCAACGATATTCAGTTGTCAACCGAAACATGGGCTGTAACCAAAGAAGATACTGCAAAAAAATACGAGGCGTGGGGCTGGAACGTATTGACTATCGATGGTAACAGTGCAGAAGCCATCCGCGGTGCTTTGACAATGGCTCATGCTGAAACAGAACGTCCTACCTTGATTATTGGTAAAACCATCATGGGTAAAGGTGCAGTTACTGAGTCTGGCGAAAGCTATGAGCGCAAATGTGCTACTCACGGTATGCCTCTGGGTGAAGCTGGTGCTTCTTTCGAAAAATCAATCGAAAACCTTGGTGGTGATCCTAAAAACCCATTCGTAATCTTCCCTGAAGTTGCTGATTTGTATGCTAAGCGTGCTGCTGAGCTTGAAAAAATCGCTGCTGAGAAAAAAGCAGAACAAGCTGCATGGGAAGCTGCTAATCCTGAATTGGCAGCTAAGCTGAAAAAATTCTTCTCTAAAGAAGCTCCAGCTGTTGATTACGCTAAAATTGCTCAGAAAGCTGATCAGGCTACACGTGCTGCTTCGGCTACTGTATTGGGCGTATTTGCTAAAGAGGTAGAAAACATGATTGTTTCTTCTGCTGACCTGGCTAACTCTGACAAAACAGACGGCTTCCTTAAAAATACTACTTTCTTCAAAAACAACGACTTCTCAGGTGCATTTCTGCAAGCTGGTGTTTGTGAGCTGACTATGGCTGCAATCATGAATGGTATTGCATTGCACGGCGGTGTAGTTTGTGCTTGTGGTACATTTTTCGTATTCTCTGACTACATGAAACCAGCTGTTCGTATGGCTGCTTTGATGCAATTGCCGGTTAAATATATCTGGACACACGATGCATTTCGTGTAGGTGAAGACGGTCCTACCCACCAGCCGATTGAGCAGGAAGCTCAGATCCGCCTGATGGAGCAACTGAAAAACCACCACGGCAAAAACAGTGCTTTGGTTCTTCGTCCTGCTGACGTTGAAGAGTGTACTGTAGCATGGAAAATGGCTATGGAGAACGTAGAAACTCCAACAGCTTTGATCCTGTCTCGTCAGAATATCAAAAACCTTCCTGCAGTAAGCGGAAATCGCTATGAAGAAGCTTTGCAGGCAGCTAAAGGTGCTTACATCGTTACTAAAGACGAAAAACCTGAAGTTGTATTGGTTGCTAACGGTTCAGAAGTTGCTTCTTTGGTTGCCGGAGCTGAATTGCTGAAAGAACGCAAAGGTATTCAGGTACAAATCGTTTCTGCTCCGTCTGAAGGTTTGTTCTTCAACCAGTCAAAAGAATACCAGGAAGAAGTTATTCCTTCTAACTTGCCTGTATTTGGTCTGACAGCCGGTCTTCCTTCTTCAATGTATCGTTTGGTAGGTAAAAACGGTATCGTTTGGGGCTTGGATCACTTCGGTTACTCTGCACCTTTCAAAGTGTTGGATGAAAAATTCGGTTTCACAGCTGAAAACGTATTCAACCAGGTTTCTGCTTTGCTGAATAAGTAA
- a CDS encoding twin-arginine translocase TatA/TatE family subunit, translated as MNHLLLFNLGTPEVVVIAVLVLLLFGGKKIPELMKGLGKGVKSFKEGMNEVEKEIKGENDKEKKDQE; from the coding sequence ATGAACCATTTACTTCTTTTCAATCTGGGTACGCCAGAAGTTGTCGTGATAGCAGTGTTAGTTCTCCTCTTATTTGGTGGTAAAAAAATTCCCGAACTGATGAAAGGGTTGGGAAAAGGCGTAAAAAGTTTTAAAGAGGGAATGAATGAGGTGGAGAAAGAGATTAAAGGGGAAAACGATAAAGAGAAAAAAGATCAGGAATGA
- the proB gene encoding glutamate 5-kinase, whose amino-acid sequence MEYLFKRIAVKIGSNVLTRKDGTLDVTRMSALVDQIAELHHNGVEVVLVSSGAVASGRSELNVDKKLDAVSARQLFSAVGQAKLINRYYEMFRDHGIACGQVLTTKDSLSTRVQYLNQKNCMSVMLENRVIPIVNENDTISVTELMFTDNDELSGMVATMMGAEALVILSNIDGIYNGNPADPESEVIREIFSAKQDLSQYIQTQKSSFGRGGMLTKCNIARKVADEGITVMIANGKKDGILPALLSDNETLCTRFIPAEKPVSNVKKWIAHSDGFAKGEIHINQGAYDAMLQPNAVSLLPVGVVKIEGDFEKDDIVKIFNPDGEQIGVGRISADSDKARELIGQQGAKPLIHYDYLYLD is encoded by the coding sequence ATGGAATATTTATTCAAAAGAATAGCCGTAAAAATCGGCAGTAACGTATTGACCCGCAAAGATGGAACGCTGGACGTAACCCGCATGTCTGCGTTGGTAGACCAGATTGCTGAACTTCACCACAATGGGGTAGAGGTGGTTTTGGTATCATCGGGAGCTGTGGCTTCCGGGCGCAGCGAGCTCAACGTAGATAAGAAACTCGATGCAGTTTCTGCCCGCCAGCTTTTCTCTGCTGTCGGACAAGCGAAACTGATTAATCGTTATTACGAAATGTTTCGCGATCACGGAATCGCCTGCGGGCAGGTGTTGACAACCAAGGATAGCCTTTCCACCCGTGTGCAATACCTCAATCAGAAAAACTGTATGTCCGTGATGCTGGAGAATCGTGTAATTCCAATTGTGAATGAGAATGATACGATTTCGGTGACGGAACTGATGTTTACCGATAATGATGAATTGTCAGGAATGGTCGCGACCATGATGGGGGCCGAAGCTCTGGTGATTCTGAGTAATATAGACGGAATTTACAACGGAAATCCGGCAGATCCGGAATCGGAAGTTATCCGCGAGATATTCAGTGCAAAACAGGATTTGTCCCAATATATACAAACACAGAAGTCTTCTTTTGGTCGTGGTGGAATGTTGACTAAATGTAACATTGCCCGTAAAGTAGCAGATGAAGGTATAACCGTGATGATTGCCAACGGAAAGAAAGATGGTATTTTGCCTGCATTATTAAGTGATAACGAGACGCTTTGCACCCGTTTCATTCCCGCTGAGAAACCGGTTTCTAATGTGAAAAAATGGATTGCCCATTCCGATGGATTTGCCAAGGGTGAAATTCACATCAATCAGGGAGCATACGACGCTATGTTGCAACCCAATGCGGTCAGTTTGTTACCTGTAGGTGTGGTGAAAATTGAAGGTGATTTTGAGAAAGATGACATCGTGAAGATTTTCAATCCTGATGGTGAACAGATTGGTGTTGGCCGCATTTCTGCGGACAGTGATAAGGCACGCGAATTAATCGGGCAGCAAGGCGCAAAACCTCTGATTCATTACGATTATCTCTATTTGGATTAA
- a CDS encoding patatin-like phospholipase family protein: MIFSKHNYTLGVALSGGGAKGFAHIGALKALNENGHFPEIISGTSAGSIIGALYCDGYTPDEIVDIFSDKSFTSLAEFTLARGGFMTFKGLKNFLEKYLKARTFEELEIPLVVCATDFDHAESVFFRSGPLIDVICASSSIPIIFQPVKIHNINYVDGGVLCNLPVRPIREECKNLFGINVTAYLTEDYKNSFFGILERSFLMMLKANTIPDKELCDLYIETAEGKFNNIFNLEYLNELVQLGYHSTLSELLKRQQ, from the coding sequence ATGATTTTTTCCAAACATAATTATACATTGGGAGTGGCATTGAGTGGCGGAGGAGCAAAAGGCTTTGCACACATAGGTGCTTTAAAAGCGCTAAATGAGAATGGTCATTTCCCTGAAATTATATCCGGGACAAGTGCCGGCTCTATTATTGGAGCTCTCTATTGTGATGGCTACACACCGGACGAAATCGTAGATATATTTTCTGATAAATCATTTACTTCACTAGCCGAATTCACTCTTGCCCGCGGAGGCTTTATGACTTTTAAAGGACTAAAAAACTTCTTGGAAAAGTATCTGAAAGCCCGCACTTTTGAAGAACTTGAGATCCCTCTGGTAGTCTGTGCAACAGACTTCGATCATGCCGAAAGCGTTTTTTTCAGAAGCGGCCCACTGATAGATGTTATTTGCGCATCAAGTAGCATTCCTATCATTTTCCAACCGGTTAAAATACACAATATCAATTATGTGGACGGAGGCGTCCTTTGCAACCTTCCGGTCAGACCTATCCGGGAAGAGTGTAAGAATTTATTTGGAATAAATGTTACGGCCTATTTGACAGAGGACTACAAAAACAGCTTTTTCGGAATCCTTGAGCGCTCTTTTTTAATGATGCTTAAAGCAAATACGATTCCGGATAAAGAATTGTGTGACCTTTATATCGAAACAGCTGAAGGAAAGTTTAATAACATATTTAACCTGGAATACCTCAATGAGCTGGTTCAGCTTGGTTACCATTCCACGCTATCCGAGCTTCTGAAACGTCAACAATAG
- a CDS encoding oxidoreductase: MKKIKVGIASFGMSGKVFHAPLLAAHPEFELTAICERSKNEAAGLYPNTRIYKSFEELLNDKEIELVIVNTPDTTHYDFVRQALNAGKHVVVEKPFVFTVAEGLELIALAYEKSLLLTIFQNRRWDGDFLTVKSIIEQGLLGRVVEFRSSFQRFRNFIPPNTWKEAKNRYVGTTYNLGSHMIDQAICLFGLPKGVFARIATLRDNAEVDDYYHIMLIYPDIQVSLSAGYLMREETPRYTIHGTLGSFVKYGLDPQEEALKSGSIPGSTHWGEEPEANWGILHTEINGKVVRRKEKTIPGNYTTYYDNIADCLLRNGNPAVPAIENLKLIRVLEAAFQSQELNKVIFLE; encoded by the coding sequence ATGAAAAAAATAAAAGTTGGAATTGCCTCTTTCGGAATGTCAGGAAAAGTATTCCATGCTCCTCTTTTGGCAGCACATCCCGAATTTGAACTTACAGCTATTTGCGAACGCTCCAAAAATGAAGCAGCTGGACTTTATCCCAATACACGAATCTACAAATCATTCGAAGAGCTGCTGAATGATAAAGAAATTGAACTAGTTATTGTTAATACGCCAGACACTACGCACTATGACTTTGTCAGGCAAGCCCTTAATGCTGGAAAACATGTCGTAGTTGAAAAACCATTTGTTTTTACTGTAGCGGAAGGTCTGGAACTCATTGCTCTTGCTTACGAAAAGAGTCTGCTGCTTACTATTTTTCAGAATCGCCGTTGGGACGGAGATTTCCTGACGGTGAAAAGCATTATTGAGCAGGGCCTTTTAGGTCGTGTAGTTGAATTCCGTTCGAGCTTTCAACGCTTTCGCAACTTTATTCCACCGAATACATGGAAAGAGGCCAAAAACCGTTATGTAGGAACCACCTATAATCTGGGCTCACACATGATTGATCAGGCTATTTGCCTGTTTGGATTGCCCAAAGGTGTTTTTGCCAGAATTGCCACTTTGCGAGATAATGCCGAAGTGGATGATTATTATCATATCATGCTCATTTATCCGGATATTCAGGTAAGTCTGTCAGCCGGATACCTGATGCGTGAAGAAACCCCACGCTATACTATACATGGCACATTGGGTTCTTTTGTCAAATACGGTCTTGATCCACAGGAAGAAGCATTAAAAAGTGGCTCAATACCGGGCTCTACCCATTGGGGAGAAGAACCTGAAGCCAATTGGGGTATCTTACATACCGAGATAAACGGAAAAGTTGTTCGCCGTAAAGAGAAAACCATCCCCGGCAATTACACAACCTACTACGACAATATCGCTGATTGCCTGCTGAGAAATGGAAATCCGGCTGTACCGGCAATAGAAAATCTAAAGTTAATCCGTGTCCTGGAAGCGGCGTTCCAGAGTCAGGAGCTAAACAAAGTCATTTTCTTAGAATAG